Genomic window (Sphingosinicella microcystinivorans):
AACGCTTTGTGGTTTTTCCTCCTGCGGCGGAAACGCCCGGAGCGGAAAGCGCTTCGCTCAACTCGGACAATGCAGCCTAGCGCTACTTTGGTAGAATGTTGATTTTTGGGATTCCCTTGTCGGGGTTTCGGTGGTTCATAGGGAGCCAGCTTTTGGGAGGCTGGCGATGGACGCGGATTGGATGGGCGACCTCGAGCGCTGGCTTGAGCCGTTTCTCAACGGGCTGGGGCACAAGGCGCGGCGTCGGATGTGCCCCGCTTATATCGCCGGATTGATCGGTCCGGGCGATCGCAAGAGCATCCAGCCGATGGCGGCGCGCGACGATGCGATCAGCTACGACCGGCTGCATCATTTCATTGGTGCCGGACTGTGGGACAGCAAGCCGCTTGAGGCAGCGCTGTGGCAGCATGCCGAGGGACTGGTCGGCGGTGAGGATGCTTGGCTGATCATCGACGATACAGCCTTGCCGAAGAAGGGCATGAGTTCGGTCGGCGTTGCTCCCCAATATGCATCGGCGCTGGGCAAGAGAGCCAACTGTCAGACACTGGTTTCCACGACTCTCGCGAACGGTGAAGTGCCTGTCATGCTGAGCTTGCGCCTCTTTCTACCCGAGAGCTGGATGGGTGACGACGCGCGGATGGCGAAGGCCGGCGTACCGCAAGGGTATCGCCAGCCCAGGACCAAACCGGAAATCGCGATCGAGGAGATCGACCGGATCATCGCGGCCGGTGTGCGATTTGGCTGCGTGCTTGCCGATGCCGGCTATGGGCTTTCAGCGTCATTCCGACAGGCCTTGAGTACGCGGGAACTGTGCTGGGCGGTGGGCATTCCCAAGCACCAGAAAGTTTATCCTGCCGATGTGGAACTGGTCTTCCCTGTCGCTGGCCGCGGGCGGCCGCGTCAACGCCACGTTCCCGACTGCAAGTCGATCGCTGCCCATCTAATATTGGAAGGTGCCAGATGGCGGCAGGTCAGTTGGCGGCGTGGCACGAAGCGACGTCTCTCCGCCCGCTTTGCGGCGATGCGGGTGCGAATCGCTGACGGGGCGCCGCAACGTATCGGCAGTATGGGATCGCAGCATATGCCCGGCGAAGAGGCTTGGCTGGTGGGCGAGCATCGCTCGAATGAAGAACGCAAATATTATCTCTCGAACCTTCCTGCCGATACGCCGATCAAGAAGTTGGCCGGTGCCATCAAGGCCCGCTGGATCTGCGAACAGGCCCATCAGCAACTCAAGGAAGAGCTGGGGCTCGACCACTTCGAAGGTCGATCATGGACTGGCTTGCACCGACACGCGCTCATGACAATGATCGCCTATGCCTTCCTCCAATCCCGCCGCCTCGCAGCAGCGGGGCGGGAAAAAAAGAATCGGCGGCCCGCCGCCACAGCCCAGCTTGCCAGCAGTCAGGCAAGCCATCCTTGATCACCTCTCACGACCTCCGCCGAGCCATTGCCCCAACTGCGGATACAACCTTCGACCCCCTACAAGACAGAATCTGCCAAAGTAGTGCTAGGACGGGCGGACTGCTAGCTCTGCTGCCCAACCCCGTCGCAATCCAGACCGAACGCCGCAAGGCCGGTCTCCAGCAGGGACGCCAGCATGGGGGTGCGCATCAGGGCCTCGGGGATGTCTGAAATCTCCTCGGTGACGGTGGCGAGGGCTTCATCCCATTCCGCGGCGTCATAATCGCCCGCGCCCACCAGCATCAGCGTGTAGAGCTCGGTCTGCTCGTCGTCGTTCAGGTCCTCGATCATGCTGCGAAGCTCTTCCTCGACGGAGGTGTTCGAGGAATCCTCGAGGACGTCCACGGCATTGTCGTCGGCCATGTTGGAGCTGTCGTCGGGGTCGACGGCGGGGACCTGCGCGTCGTACTCGCGCGCCCTCAGCACGATGCGGCACACCTCTTCGAGCGAAATCGTCAGTTCCATCGCGCGTTTCCGATCCTTTGTCTCGAGTCGCCATGCCTTGCCCGCGACCATGCCACAGATGCGGGGCCGTTTCTTGAGCCTCGTCAAAAAAGAACGGCTCAGGCGGCGCAGAGTTTCGCCCTGGCGGCGTCGTATTCGCGTTTCAGGCGCGCGACGAGCTCGGCGGCGGGCACCACGGTCTGCACTGCGCCGATGCCCTGGCCGCAGCCCCAGATGTCCTTCCACGCCTTGGCCCCGGTGTTGCCGCCGCTGCCGAAGTCCATCTTCGAAGGGTCGCTGGTCGGCAGGTTCGCGGGATCGAGGCCCGCCTTCACGATGGACGGGGCGAGGTAGTTGCCGTGCACGCCGGTGAAGAGGTTGGTGTAGACGATGTCTGACGCGTGGCTTTCCACGATCATCTGCTTGTAGCGCTCGTCGGCGCGCGCTTCCGTGGTGGCGATGAAGGCGGAGCCGATATAGCCGAAATCCGCGCCCATCGCCTGCGCGGCGAGGACGGCATTGCCCGTGGCGATGGCACCGGAGAGGGCGATCGGCCCGTCGAACCATTCGCGGATTTCCTGAACGAGCGCGAAGGGGGAGAGCGTGCCGGCATGGCCGCCGGCGCCCGCGGCGACGGGAATCAGGCCGTCAGCGCCCTTTTCGACGGCTTTGCGCGCGAAGGCGTTGGTGATGACGTCGTGGAAGACGAGGCCGCCGTAGCTGTGGATCGCGGCGTTCACGTCCTCCCGCGCGCCGAGCGAGGTGATGACGAGCGGCACCTTGTATTTCACGCAGAGCGCGAGATCGTCCATCAGCCGGTCGTTCGACTTGTGGACGATGAGGTTGACCGCGTAGGGCGCGTCCTTGTCCGTCAGCTCGGTTGTCAGGCGTTGCAGCCATTCCTCGAACTGCGGCAGCGGCCGGGCGTTCAGCGACGGGAAGCTGCCGACGACGCCTGCGCGGCACTGCGCGATGACGAGATCGGGGTTCGAGATGATGAACAGCGGCGATCCGATCACCGGGATCGAGAGCCGCCCGTGGAAAAGCGCCGGCATGGTCAAGGCGAGACTCCCCCTTACGACGTGGCCCTCAAGACGAGGCGAGGAGTTCCTTCAGCGGCGTGCCGGCGTCGGCCAGCCGGGCAGGGTCGATGACGGCCGCTTTCTCGACGAGCGCGCGGCCCTGAATGAAATCCTTCGCCGCATTGATGCAATCGAGCGCGATGACCCGGCCACCCTTCAAATAGATAAGGCTGAAGCTGCGCGCGCCCGGATCGCCGCGCAGCGCGGTCGCGTCGTGGCCCGTGGAGAGGCCCACGGTCTGGAGGCGGAGATCGTACTGGTTGGACCAGAACCACGGCGTCGCCGTGTAGGGCTGCGGATCGCCGAGAATGGAGGCGACGGCGGTCTTCGCCTGATCCACGGCGTTCTGCACCGATTCGAGGCGGATTTTCGCGCCGCCCGCGAAGCGGTTCTCGTGGCAGGCGCAGTCGCCGATGGCGTAGATGTGGGGCAGGGTGGTGCGGCAGAAGGCGTCAACATCGACGCCGTTGCCGCCGCTCGCACCCGCCGCGATCAGCGGCTCGACGGAAGGCACGAGGCCGATGCCGACGATCACCGCGGCGGCGGGCAGGCGCTCGCCGCCGGCGAGGCGTACCGCCGTGACGCGTCCGCCCTCGGTTTCCAGCGCCTCGACGGCGGCGGAGAGGCGCAGGTCGACGCCGTGCGCGCGGTGCTCCTCCTCATAGAAGCGCGACACGGCTTCCCCGGCGACGCGCGCGAGCACGCGCGGCAGCGCTTCGAGCAGCGTGACCTTGTGGCCGAGCTTGATGAGCACGGCCGCCGCCTCAAGGCCGATGTAGCCGCCACCGACGATGACGACCGGGCCTCTGCCTTCGAGATCGGCGCGCAGCGCGTCGACATCGGCGATGGTGCGGATCATGTGGACGTTGTGGCTGTCGGCGCCGGGCAAGGGCAGGGGGCGCGGGCTGCCGCCCGCCGCCCAGATGAGGTCGCCGTAGCCGAGATGCTCGCCCGCGTCGGTGGTCGCCGTGCGGGCCTCGGGGTTCACCGCGACGACGCGCGTGCCGAGATGCAGCGTCACATTCTTGTCGGCCCAAAAGGTCTCAGGCCGGAGCAGCAGCCGGGCGGCTTCCTTCTCCCCGGCAAGATAGTCCTTGGAGAGCGGCGGCCGCTCATAGGGGGGGAGCGCCTCGGCGCCGACCATCGTGATGCTGCCCGCAAAATTCGCCATCCGCAGGCTGATGGCGGCCTGGGCGGCGGCCTGGCCCGCGCCCACGATCAGAACGTCGCTTGTGCTCACTCTTCATCCCCATAGATTTGAACGGCGAATTCGCCGCCCGACGTGGCCCGCCCGCGATACATGCCGGGCGTGTTGAAGGAAAAGGCCGACGTGCCGTCCGGTGCGACGGCGATGACGCCGCCCGCGCCGCCGAGCGCCTTCACCTCGGCCTGCACCGCGTCGGCGGCGGTCTGCACGTCTTCCTTGCCGAAGCGCATCCGCGCGCAGATCTCGTGCGCCACACCAACACGGATGTAATATTCGCCGGAGCCCGTCGCCGAGACGGCGCAGCCGCGGTTGTCCGCATAGGTGCCCGCGCCGAGCACCGGCGAATCGCCGACGCGCCCCCAGCGCTTGCCGGTGAGACCGCCCGTGGAGGTGGCGGCGGCGAGGTTGCCGTGAACGTCCTTCGCGACCGCGCCCACGGTGCCGTATTTCACCTCAGCATCGAACGCCGCGCCGGTCTTCGTGTTCTCCTTCATCTGCCGGAGTTGCTGCCAGCGCTCCTCGGTGCGGAAATACGACGGGTCGACCTGATCGAGGCCGCGTTCGCGCGCGAAGCGGTCCGCGCCGGGGCCTTGCAGCATGACGTGCGGGCTCTTTTCCATCACGGCGCGCGCGGCGGTGATCGGGTTGCGCGTGCGGGTGAGGCCCGCGACCGCGCCCGCTGCACGGTTCCGCCCGTCCATGACGGCGGCGTCAAGCTCGTTGACGCCTTCATAGGTGAAAACGGCGCCGCGGCCCGCGTTGAAGCCGGGGTCGTCTTCCAGAACCTTCACGGCGGCTTCCACGGCATCGAGCGCGCTGCCGCCCGCGGCGAGCACGGCCTTGCCCGCGCCCAGCGCCGCGGAAAGCCCGGCCCGCTGCGCGGCATCCCGCCCGGGTGTCATCCTGCAGCGCTCCATCACGCCGGCGCCGCCGTGGATGAGAAGCGTCCAGTCCTGCATCGCATGAGCCTCGTTTGAAAGGAAACCGGCCGTGAGCGTGGCAGCGAGCACGAACGAACGCCATGTCATCGGCCGATCTCTCCCCTCAGTCCGCCGCCACGATGGCGCACGGCTTAGCCAGCCCGTGAAGCGAGCGCAACCATGCTGCGCGGACGATTGACCGGGGCGGCACCCACGCCTATATGACCCCCGCTTTCGGGCCGTACAGGTCTACGGGGCGGAGTAGCTCAGCTGGTTAGAGCAGCGGAATCATAATCCGCGTGTCGGGGGTTCAAGTCCCTCCTCCGCTACCAATCCAAAAAGAATTCTCGTTCAGATTGTCCGCCAGCCGAAGCGTGTCCGACGTATCGGGGCATCGCAAGATGTTGCGGATCGATATTCGTGCTGCCAAGTTGCGCTGACGGAAAAATTTGTCTTGGAAAGAAAATTCATGGCATCCGAAGCTGTCGCGCCTGTCGGCTCGAAAGTCTGGTTGTGGGTTCGCCGTGTCGCCGTCGGCCTCGCCGGCGTGCTCCTGCTGCTGGTGCTCGCTGGCGCCGTGTACGAGTTTTTCGCGCGTCGCAGCGCCGCCTCGGCCTATCCGCCGCCCGGCAGGCTTGTCGATATCGGGGGGCGCAGGATCCATCTCGATTGCCGGGGGAGCGGCGCCCCGGTGGTGATCCTGGAATCGGGGCTCGACGTGAACGGATCGCTGGCGTGGTACAAGGTCCACGATGCGCTCGCGAAAAAGACGCGGACATGCGCGTATGATCGCGCCGGGATCATGTGGAGCGACCCGTCGAACGGCGTGCGGGACGGCGATCATGTCGCCCGCGATCTTCACGCGGCCCTGACGGCTGCGGACATCGACGGCCCGCTCGTTCTCGTCGGCCATTCGCTGGGCGGGCCCTACATCATGAACTACACGCGCCAGTTCGGCGGGGCGGTGAAGGGGCTGGTCTTCGTGGATGCTTCCCATCCCGATCAGCTCGAGAAGCTGGTCCCGCCCGGCAAGGAGAAGATGAAGGTCGAACTGCCCGTCGCCGTCCGCGCGCTGAGCGCGCTTGCCTGGGCGGGGCTGCCGCGCGTCCTGTCGGGCGCGTTGTCGCCGGAGGAGGACAGCGCGGTCACGCCCGCGCGCAATGCCTACACGCCGACCAGCCTGCCCCGCATGATCGACGAGCTGGAATCGCTGGAAATCACGCTTCGTCAGGCGGGCACGTTCAGAACCCTCAGCGATCGGCCGCTGGTCGTCCTGTCCGGCGCGAAACCGTATCCGAAGGCGGTGCTGGCGGCGCAGGGCCTCAGCGAGGCGGAGGGCCGCGCCCAACTGGCACGATGGCTCGATCTCCACCGCGACGAGGCGCGCTGGTCGACGCAGTCGAGGCACGAAATCCTTCCGGACGCCGGGCACTATGTCCAGATGGATCGCCCGGATTCCGTCATCAACGCCGTGAACGGGGTCGTGGATCAGGTCCGTGCCGGGGTGGAGGACTGAACGGCGAGCATTCGTCCAGCCAAAGCTGGTTCAGTCTTTCAGGAAATCGCCGATCGCGGCGAGCAGCGCCTCCTGCGCCTCCGGCCGCGTGAAGGTATGGTCGGCGTTTTCGATCCATCGCGTGCGGACATGCGCGCCGAGGTGCGGCAGCAGTTCGCCGAAGGCCCGGGCGGTGGCGTCGCTTCGGGAGAGGACGACGAAGACCGGACCCTGAAACGCGTTGAGCGCGGCGACGAGGCGCGCGGCGAGCTTCTGTTCGGTCGCCGGTTCGGGCCGGGCGAAGACCGAACGCAGCGCGCCCACGATGTCGACCTGCCCGGTGAGGACGCGCAGCCACGCGCCGGGGCTTCTGAGACGCCGCGCCGTGCGTTCGCGCTGCGCGGCGGCGGGCATTTCGGCGACGGCGCCGTCGAAGCTCCACGGATTGATGAGGACGAGACGGTCGATCCCGGCCCCGGCGCCGAACAGGGCGAGCGCCGCGGCGCCGTCGCAGAGTCCGATACCAGTCGTGCCGTCGGCGCCGCCTTCCCGGCGAAGCGCGGCGGCGGCTGCCGCGATGTCGGCTTCGCTGCCGAGGAAGCCTGCATCCCCCCCTTCGCTGTCGCCGACGCCGCGCCGGTCGAAGCGGAGCGTCGGCATACCACGCGCGGCGAGTGCCTCGGCAAGCCGCGTGAACAGCCGGTGCGGCCCGGCGCGCGTCTGCACGCCGCCCGAGACGATGAGCGTGCCATGCGCGCCGCGCGCGGGATGCAGCGCGGCGGCGAGTGCGGTGCTCTCGCAGCGGATGACGAGCGGCCGCATCATTGCATCCATCCGGCGATGTCGGCCGCGAGCGCGGCTGCATACTCCGGCGCGGGCGCGGGTTCGGCCTGCCGCCAGACGGGCGGTCCCTCGATCGCGGCGGTGCGGGCCGGCACGGCGGCGACGGGAAGCGCCAGCGCGCCGAGCGCCGAGGCGAGCGGCGGGGTGACGGCGTACCCCGTCAGCGTGACGGATTCGCCGTGCGCCAGCCGGGCTTCATAGGCGGCAGGGCCGGAGCGTGCGCCGGTGCGCTCCTGATCCGTGACCGCCTGCGCGCGCATCATCTCGCGCAGAAGCGCGGCCCCGGACGAGACGGGGGCGATGCGATAGAGACAGCGGCTGCCTTCGCCGTCCGTCAGCAGCGCACCGCCGCGCACGGCGACGATCCGGAGCGGCCGCGCCGACAGCGCCGCGATTGCGGCGGTGACGGCAGAACGCCAGAGGTCGACGTCGGGTTCGCCGGGTGCGTCGCCCGTGCCGGGGAGGTCCGGAAGCGCGCTGCCGATGCCGCGCTCCGCAAGCGCGCGGCCGATGTCCGCGAGAAGCCGCCGGGTGCGGTTCATCTCCTCGAACAGCGGCGGGACGATAAGGACGCACGGCCCGGTTTCGGGGCCGCGCAGCACGGTCGGCAGGTCGAACGGCCCGGCGCCCAGCAGCGAGAACCGGAACGGCTCCACCTAGGCGGCGGCCTTCCGCTCGACGAAGCCGACGAGATTGCCGAAGGTCGCGAAGAGTTCCGCGTCGATCTCGTCGTCGTCGATCACGATGCCGAAGCGGTCCTCGATCTCGGTGAGAAGGCCGGCGACCGCCATCGAATCGATCTCGGGCAGCGCGCCGAACAGCGGCGAGGCGGCGTCGAGCGCGGTGGCCGTCGCAGCGGGCACGCCCAGCACCTCGACGAGAATGCGCCGCATCTGGTCGGCGTGGGAAGCGGTGTCGGCGTTCATGTGCCCCCTGTTCGTATCGTTGTTTCCGGCCGGCGATATACTGGTCGTGCGCCGGGACGTAAATGTACGGAAGGATCGCCTCTAGTGCTCCCCGCCCAGCTTGCCGGTCCGGTAGTCTTCCGCGACGAATTTCAGGAGCTGTGACAGGTGCTGCACGTTCGAAACGCGCGGCTCCGGGTTCGGGACCGCGTCGAGCGGAACCCCGTTTATATAGATGTCGAAGCCGTTCGCGTTCGGCTCGGTCGGGTGTTGGGGCGCCCGGCTCACGCCGAAGATCGGCAGGTTGTGCGGCGGCTTCGTATAGGAAACGGCAAGATCGTAGATGGCGCGCGTCGTTTGCGGGTCGGCATAGGATATGAGCACGATCCTGTGATCGCGCGAGCCGATGATCGCCAAATTCTGGGAGAGTATCCAGCCGTCGTTCCGCGCCGTGACGTCGAGATAGCGGAGCGAGGTCTGCTGCGTATCCGCTGCGTCTTGCGCCTGTGCGGGGCGAGGCCTGTCGCGACCGACAGGCAGAGGATCAGGGCGGGGATGCGCCAGCGGGATTTCATTTCTCGTCTCCGTTTTTCGGGGCGAACAGCGGGCAGACGATCTGCGGCGGAATGCGCAGCCCGCCTTCGGCGCCCGGTTCGTGGGCGACGGCGATGATCATGCGCCTGTCGTCCGTGTTCGTCGGTTACCTGGCGAGAATGGCATTGCGTTCCTGCGCGCCGTAGATCCGGAAGGCATTGAACGCGCGTTCGGCAAGCGCGGCGTCGACGTGGTGAACGCCGTATCCGTAAACGTGGTCCCCGTTCAGGCTGGGCTCCACCATCGTGAAGGACCCGCACTGCTTCCACGCCGCGAGGTGCGGCTGCG
Coding sequences:
- a CDS encoding IS701 family transposase, yielding MDADWMGDLERWLEPFLNGLGHKARRRMCPAYIAGLIGPGDRKSIQPMAARDDAISYDRLHHFIGAGLWDSKPLEAALWQHAEGLVGGEDAWLIIDDTALPKKGMSSVGVAPQYASALGKRANCQTLVSTTLANGEVPVMLSLRLFLPESWMGDDARMAKAGVPQGYRQPRTKPEIAIEEIDRIIAAGVRFGCVLADAGYGLSASFRQALSTRELCWAVGIPKHQKVYPADVELVFPVAGRGRPRQRHVPDCKSIAAHLILEGARWRQVSWRRGTKRRLSARFAAMRVRIADGAPQRIGSMGSQHMPGEEAWLVGEHRSNEERKYYLSNLPADTPIKKLAGAIKARWICEQAHQQLKEELGLDHFEGRSWTGLHRHALMTMIAYAFLQSRRLAAAGREKKNRRPAATAQLASSQASHP
- a CDS encoding DUF3775 domain-containing protein, with the protein product MELTISLEEVCRIVLRAREYDAQVPAVDPDDSSNMADDNAVDVLEDSSNTSVEEELRSMIEDLNDDEQTELYTLMLVGAGDYDAAEWDEALATVTEEISDIPEALMRTPMLASLLETGLAAFGLDCDGVGQQS
- a CDS encoding NAD(P)H-dependent flavin oxidoreductase; this encodes MPALFHGRLSIPVIGSPLFIISNPDLVIAQCRAGVVGSFPSLNARPLPQFEEWLQRLTTELTDKDAPYAVNLIVHKSNDRLMDDLALCVKYKVPLVITSLGAREDVNAAIHSYGGLVFHDVITNAFARKAVEKGADGLIPVAAGAGGHAGTLSPFALVQEIREWFDGPIALSGAIATGNAVLAAQAMGADFGYIGSAFIATTEARADERYKQMIVESHASDIVYTNLFTGVHGNYLAPSIVKAGLDPANLPTSDPSKMDFGSGGNTGAKAWKDIWGCGQGIGAVQTVVPAAELVARLKREYDAARAKLCAA
- a CDS encoding NAD(P)/FAD-dependent oxidoreductase produces the protein MSTSDVLIVGAGQAAAQAAISLRMANFAGSITMVGAEALPPYERPPLSKDYLAGEKEAARLLLRPETFWADKNVTLHLGTRVVAVNPEARTATTDAGEHLGYGDLIWAAGGSPRPLPLPGADSHNVHMIRTIADVDALRADLEGRGPVVIVGGGYIGLEAAAVLIKLGHKVTLLEALPRVLARVAGEAVSRFYEEEHRAHGVDLRLSAAVEALETEGGRVTAVRLAGGERLPAAAVIVGIGLVPSVEPLIAAGASGGNGVDVDAFCRTTLPHIYAIGDCACHENRFAGGAKIRLESVQNAVDQAKTAVASILGDPQPYTATPWFWSNQYDLRLQTVGLSTGHDATALRGDPGARSFSLIYLKGGRVIALDCINAAKDFIQGRALVEKAAVIDPARLADAGTPLKELLASS
- a CDS encoding isoaspartyl peptidase/L-asparaginase family protein yields the protein MQDWTLLIHGGAGVMERCRMTPGRDAAQRAGLSAALGAGKAVLAAGGSALDAVEAAVKVLEDDPGFNAGRGAVFTYEGVNELDAAVMDGRNRAAGAVAGLTRTRNPITAARAVMEKSPHVMLQGPGADRFARERGLDQVDPSYFRTEERWQQLRQMKENTKTGAAFDAEVKYGTVGAVAKDVHGNLAAATSTGGLTGKRWGRVGDSPVLGAGTYADNRGCAVSATGSGEYYIRVGVAHEICARMRFGKEDVQTAADAVQAEVKALGGAGGVIAVAPDGTSAFSFNTPGMYRGRATSGGEFAVQIYGDEE
- a CDS encoding alpha/beta fold hydrolase encodes the protein MASEAVAPVGSKVWLWVRRVAVGLAGVLLLLVLAGAVYEFFARRSAASAYPPPGRLVDIGGRRIHLDCRGSGAPVVILESGLDVNGSLAWYKVHDALAKKTRTCAYDRAGIMWSDPSNGVRDGDHVARDLHAALTAADIDGPLVLVGHSLGGPYIMNYTRQFGGAVKGLVFVDASHPDQLEKLVPPGKEKMKVELPVAVRALSALAWAGLPRVLSGALSPEEDSAVTPARNAYTPTSLPRMIDELESLEITLRQAGTFRTLSDRPLVVLSGAKPYPKAVLAAQGLSEAEGRAQLARWLDLHRDEARWSTQSRHEILPDAGHYVQMDRPDSVINAVNGVVDQVRAGVED
- a CDS encoding hydrolase 1, exosortase A system-associated; the encoded protein is MMRPLVIRCESTALAAALHPARGAHGTLIVSGGVQTRAGPHRLFTRLAEALAARGMPTLRFDRRGVGDSEGGDAGFLGSEADIAAAAAALRREGGADGTTGIGLCDGAAALALFGAGAGIDRLVLINPWSFDGAVAEMPAAAQRERTARRLRSPGAWLRVLTGQVDIVGALRSVFARPEPATEQKLAARLVAALNAFQGPVFVVLSRSDATARAFGELLPHLGAHVRTRWIENADHTFTRPEAQEALLAAIGDFLKD
- a CDS encoding acyl carrier protein, with the translated sequence MNADTASHADQMRRILVEVLGVPAATATALDAASPLFGALPEIDSMAVAGLLTEIEDRFGIVIDDDEIDAELFATFGNLVGFVERKAAA